A region from the Halobacillus mangrovi genome encodes:
- a CDS encoding CopG family ribbon-helix-helix protein: protein MVLSDSMQEIVIRIPDNLLNEVDGFIQLENSDRSDFMCQATKMYLREKKQRHIRESMRRGYMEMAKINLNIASEAFQAEEEAENTLEQLVGGV from the coding sequence ATGGTTTTGTCCGACAGCATGCAGGAAATTGTCATCCGGATTCCGGATAACCTACTCAATGAAGTGGATGGCTTCATTCAACTCGAAAATAGTGATCGGAGCGATTTCATGTGTCAAGCAACTAAAATGTATTTGCGTGAAAAGAAACAACGCCACATTAGAGAATCCATGCGTAGAGGCTATATGGAGATGGCGAAAATTAATTTAAACATCGCTTCAGAAGCGTTTCAAGCTGAAGAGGAGGCAGAAAACACCCTGGAGCAATTAGTGGGCGGGGTGTGA
- a CDS encoding STAS domain-containing protein, whose amino-acid sequence MNLTIDVTNKENIAYISLAGEVDAFTAPKLKDTLLPLTKEEGQTVEVNLQDVNYMDSTGLGVFISALKSTKEHNSEMKLVQMQERVYRLFKITGLTEIMNIDSAVRGGM is encoded by the coding sequence ATGAACTTAACAATAGATGTTACCAATAAAGAAAATATCGCGTATATTTCACTAGCTGGTGAGGTAGACGCATTTACAGCACCTAAATTAAAAGATACGTTACTTCCATTGACGAAAGAAGAAGGCCAAACTGTGGAAGTCAATCTTCAAGATGTCAATTATATGGACTCTACTGGATTAGGTGTGTTTATTAGTGCATTGAAATCAACAAAGGAACACAACAGTGAAATGAAACTTGTTCAAATGCAGGAACGCGTCTATCGTCTATTTAAGATTACAGGATTGACAGAGATTATGAATATCGATTCTGCAGTGCGGGGTGGAATGTAA
- a CDS encoding type II toxin-antitoxin system PemK/MazF family toxin produces the protein MIVKRGDVYFADLSPVVGSEQGGVRPVLILQNDIGNRFSPTVIVAAITAQIQKAKLPTHVEINAEKYGFERNSVILLEQIRTIDKQRLTDKITQLDDPMMQQVNKALQISLGLIDF, from the coding sequence TTGATAGTCAAACGAGGAGACGTTTATTTCGCTGATTTGTCCCCGGTAGTGGGTTCAGAGCAAGGCGGGGTTCGTCCTGTACTCATTCTTCAAAATGATATCGGTAATCGTTTTAGCCCAACAGTAATCGTTGCAGCGATTACAGCGCAAATACAAAAAGCCAAACTTCCAACTCACGTAGAAATTAACGCAGAAAAATACGGGTTTGAACGAAACTCTGTAATCCTATTGGAACAAATCAGAACGATTGATAAACAGCGTTTGACCGACAAAATCACTCAACTTGATGATCCGATGATGCAACAAGTGAATAAAGCCTTGCAGATCAGTCTCGGATTGATTGATTTTTGA
- a CDS encoding PP2C family protein-serine/threonine phosphatase yields MSTLKLDLENYKELLQEYIRTKDEQALYQAEQFSKQSMQHNISPEEIINVHIQSLQEIYPDMPDYIQASMNFLLETMISYGLAYQEYQSLRERQLELKSEISVAANMQKTLLSTVKPELDDLEVGALSVPAKQMNGDYHHFVDDNEGSLGIAIADVIGKGVPAALCMSMIKYSMDSFPEMRMDPGVILGSLNRVVERNVDSSMFITMFYGLYNTNNHTFYYASAGHEPGFYYHKDREEFEEIDAPGLVLGVSSEATYHQKQVEVEQGDMIILLTDGVTECRQGDRFIEQEEILHVIKSYSHLPAQEIVENVFKHFERLQDFQLRDDFTLIILRRNV; encoded by the coding sequence ATGAGTACACTGAAGCTTGATCTAGAGAATTACAAAGAATTATTACAAGAGTATATTAGAACAAAAGATGAACAGGCGCTGTATCAGGCAGAGCAGTTCAGCAAGCAGTCTATGCAACACAATATTTCACCTGAAGAAATTATTAATGTTCATATTCAGTCTCTTCAAGAGATTTACCCAGATATGCCGGATTATATTCAAGCTTCAATGAATTTCCTATTAGAAACGATGATTTCTTATGGGTTAGCCTATCAGGAATATCAATCGCTTCGTGAAAGACAGCTAGAATTGAAGTCAGAGATTTCTGTGGCAGCGAACATGCAAAAAACTCTCTTATCGACCGTTAAGCCTGAATTAGATGATTTGGAAGTGGGTGCACTTAGTGTGCCTGCTAAGCAAATGAATGGAGATTACCACCATTTCGTCGATGACAACGAAGGTTCATTAGGAATCGCGATTGCTGACGTTATTGGAAAAGGGGTACCTGCTGCCCTTTGTATGTCCATGATTAAATATTCGATGGACAGTTTTCCTGAGATGCGCATGGATCCAGGTGTCATTCTCGGCAGCTTGAACCGGGTGGTAGAGCGAAATGTAGACTCAAGCATGTTCATTACGATGTTTTACGGCCTCTATAACACGAACAATCATACGTTCTATTATGCTTCAGCAGGTCATGAACCAGGGTTCTACTATCATAAAGATCGAGAGGAATTTGAAGAAATTGATGCGCCTGGGCTTGTACTTGGCGTGTCTTCAGAAGCCACTTATCACCAGAAGCAGGTTGAAGTGGAGCAGGGAGACATGATCATCCTGCTGACAGATGGCGTAACCGAATGCCGGCAAGGTGACCGATTCATTGAACAAGAAGAAATCCTTCACGTCATTAAATCCTACTCTCATCTTCCGGCTCAGGAGATTGTTGAGAATGTGTTCAAACACTTTGAGCGGCTGCAGGATTTCCAATTACGCGATGATTTTACATTAATTATTCTAAGAAGAAATGTTTAA
- a CDS encoding anti-sigma regulatory factor: MDFQSCVNIKKEWDIVGARQLGRDIARKIGFGTVDQARIATAISELARNIYLYAGTGKICFEAIEDINQKGISIMAIDNGPGIKELSQVMEDGFSTSGGLGAGLPGVKRLMDEFDIQSEDGKGTEIKVVKWLR, encoded by the coding sequence ATGGACTTCCAATCCTGTGTCAATATTAAAAAGGAGTGGGATATTGTAGGGGCACGCCAGTTGGGGAGAGATATTGCCAGAAAGATCGGATTCGGGACCGTCGACCAAGCGCGTATTGCCACTGCTATTTCAGAGTTAGCCAGAAACATTTATCTATATGCCGGAACGGGAAAGATCTGCTTTGAAGCTATTGAAGATATCAATCAAAAAGGAATCAGCATCATGGCTATTGACAACGGGCCTGGAATAAAGGAATTGAGCCAGGTAATGGAAGATGGCTTTTCTACTTCTGGTGGACTTGGAGCTGGTCTTCCAGGAGTCAAACGGCTGATGGATGAGTTTGACATTCAATCAGAAGATGGAAAAGGCACAGAGATCAAGGTTGTTAAATGGCTCCGTTAA
- the alr gene encoding alanine racemase, which yields METFYRDSWVEVNLSAIEYNIKQLRQRLNSETKIYAVVKANAYGHGDERVAKKALESGADGLAVALLDEAVKLRKAGFTAPVLVMGWIRPEDAPLAAEREIAVTVFQEEWLRMVDSSQLSKPLKLHMKWDTGMGRIGIRTTEEMDRILPLIKEQPNFKLEAVFTHFATADEVSLNYFEEQEKRFYKLLSHFERVWSGNVEFHIGNSAASMRFPDRMKQYVRFGISMYGLYPSNAVKEERPIDLKPAFSLQSRLVHVKRLEAQESISYGATYQAENEEWIGTIPLGYADGWIRKLQGMEVLVNGKRHPIVGRICMDQFMIRLDQEYPIGTKVTLIGKQGDEEVTTDEVADYLETINYEVPCMISNRVPRVFIEDGQIVEVNNPVK from the coding sequence ATGGAAACTTTCTATCGGGATTCTTGGGTTGAAGTAAATTTATCAGCAATTGAATACAATATAAAACAACTCCGGCAGCGCCTTAATTCGGAGACGAAGATCTATGCGGTTGTCAAAGCGAATGCGTATGGTCATGGAGATGAGCGGGTAGCAAAGAAAGCATTGGAATCAGGTGCAGATGGACTAGCAGTAGCTTTGTTAGATGAGGCAGTGAAACTGCGTAAGGCTGGATTTACAGCGCCTGTACTTGTCATGGGCTGGATTCGTCCGGAGGATGCACCGTTAGCAGCTGAAAGGGAAATTGCCGTTACCGTCTTCCAGGAAGAATGGCTTAGGATGGTCGATTCTTCTCAATTGTCCAAGCCGTTGAAGCTTCATATGAAATGGGATACAGGTATGGGCCGAATAGGCATCCGTACGACAGAAGAAATGGATCGTATTCTACCACTAATTAAGGAGCAGCCTAACTTTAAGCTGGAAGCTGTGTTTACCCACTTTGCTACGGCGGATGAAGTTTCGTTGAATTATTTTGAAGAACAAGAGAAACGTTTTTATAAATTATTGAGTCATTTCGAAAGGGTTTGGTCAGGAAATGTCGAATTTCATATAGGGAACAGTGCTGCCAGTATGAGGTTCCCTGATCGGATGAAACAGTATGTCCGGTTCGGTATCAGTATGTATGGCCTTTATCCTTCAAATGCGGTAAAAGAGGAGCGGCCGATCGATTTAAAACCAGCTTTCTCTTTGCAGAGTCGTTTAGTACATGTAAAAAGACTGGAAGCACAGGAGTCGATCAGTTATGGTGCGACTTATCAAGCGGAAAATGAGGAGTGGATTGGTACCATACCTCTTGGATATGCCGATGGCTGGATCCGTAAATTGCAGGGGATGGAAGTCCTTGTGAATGGAAAACGTCATCCTATTGTCGGCAGAATTTGTATGGATCAATTCATGATTAGGCTTGATCAGGAATATCCTATAGGGACAAAGGTTACCTTAATTGGTAAACAAGGAGATGAAGAGGTTACGACGGATGAAGTGGCAGACTACTTGGAAACCATCAATTACGAGGTTCCTTGCATGATTAGTAACCGGGTCCCTAGAGTGTTTATTGAAGATGGGCAAATTGTAGAAGTTAATAACCCAGTGAAATAG
- a CDS encoding STAS domain-containing protein, with amino-acid sequence MRIPILKLHNYLLISIQIDLDDQTAIQFQEDLLSKIHESGSSGVVIDLTSVDIIDSFIAKVLGDVVTMSDLMGAKVVLTGIQPAVAMTLIDLGIHLQDVPTALDLEQGLIKLRQELEE; translated from the coding sequence GTGAGAATACCTATATTGAAACTTCACAATTATTTATTAATTTCCATTCAAATTGACCTTGACGACCAAACAGCGATTCAGTTTCAGGAGGACCTATTGAGTAAAATTCACGAAAGTGGTTCTTCTGGAGTTGTGATTGATTTGACCTCTGTAGATATCATCGATTCTTTTATTGCAAAAGTATTGGGTGATGTTGTCACGATGTCTGATTTGATGGGAGCGAAAGTTGTACTGACTGGTATCCAGCCAGCTGTCGCTATGACCTTGATCGATTTAGGCATACACTTGCAGGATGTCCCCACTGCATTAGATCTTGAACAAGGATTGATTAAACTTCGTCAGGAACTGGAGGAGTGA
- a CDS encoding RsbT co-antagonist protein RsbRA, translating to MDEKLKNIVLDHSDDIVKMWLEEINTHKKNEYTSTISDEMFESTNREFVNVIFSSIEKRGLSSDLDEFSERLINLGWPLSYLTDGMQVFRRVVTGFILQQSEKVDSDYFSEVLRKVDGWVDPIINRLVNEYSGSWEHIVSLQRVALQELSAPLIPVMENITIMPLIGTIDTERAKLIMENLLDGVIKHNAEVVLIDITGVPVVDTMVAHHIIQAAEAVRLIGSRCILVGIRPEIAQTIVNLGIDLGKFPTKSSLRKGFQTALELTNRRIEETQNKDEDIEKLIDSLDRE from the coding sequence ATGGATGAAAAGTTAAAAAATATAGTCTTAGACCACAGCGATGACATTGTCAAAATGTGGTTGGAGGAAATCAACACTCATAAGAAGAATGAATATACATCGACAATTTCAGACGAAATGTTTGAAAGCACAAATCGTGAATTTGTGAATGTCATCTTCTCAAGTATAGAGAAGCGTGGACTATCTTCGGATCTGGACGAGTTTTCCGAAAGACTAATCAATTTAGGGTGGCCTCTCAGTTACTTAACAGATGGTATGCAGGTGTTCAGAAGAGTGGTCACTGGCTTCATTCTTCAGCAATCTGAAAAAGTAGATTCTGACTATTTCTCTGAAGTCCTTAGAAAAGTAGACGGATGGGTCGATCCGATCATCAATCGTCTTGTGAACGAGTATTCCGGGAGCTGGGAGCACATCGTCTCTTTACAGCGTGTAGCGCTACAGGAACTGTCGGCACCTTTAATCCCTGTTATGGAAAACATCACGATCATGCCGTTAATCGGAACGATTGACACAGAGCGGGCGAAATTGATTATGGAGAACCTGCTGGATGGTGTTATTAAGCATAATGCAGAAGTCGTTCTCATTGATATTACCGGGGTGCCCGTAGTTGATACGATGGTTGCTCACCATATCATTCAAGCTGCAGAAGCTGTACGTTTAATTGGATCCCGTTGTATTCTAGTAGGCATTCGTCCTGAAATTGCTCAAACGATTGTAAATCTAGGCATTGACCTTGGTAAGTTCCCTACTAAGAGTTCACTTCGTAAAGGTTTCCAAACCGCGTTAGAATTAACGAATCGCCGCATCGAAGAGACACAGAACAAAGACGAAGATATTGAAAAACTAATCGATTCGCTGGATAGGGAGTGA